CCACAGCCGTGCCATCACAGCCTCGTCTTTCAAATCGTTGCCATTCAGGCTGACCGCCAGATCATCCGGCTGTAAACCAACGGCATCAAACAGCACCCGGTTTTTCCCCGGATTGACCCGATAGCCGAGCAAATTTCCATCCTGCTTCACCTGTGAAAGCCGAATGTAAGAAAAAAGATTCTGCGGTTTCTCCAGAATTTCCTGCTTAATCTGCGCCAGCTCATCCGCCCCGCCCTGCGCAGGCTCAGGTGCAGCTCTTGTAGCCGGCGGTGGCGGGGTTGAACGTGACGCACTCTGGCCAAACTTTACGCCGTCCAGCATCAGGGTTTCATCCCGGCCGTTGTTGCGGATAATCACCCGGTCAACAAAGACGGCCTGCAAGGTGGCACGTGTCCCGTCAATCGCTTCATTCAGACCGTAAGTATTCTGTTTGCCCCGGTTCGTAATCACCGCCAGGCTGGTGCCGGGATCGTCGCTTGCGACCACCCCAACCAGTGTCAGATTCAGCTTGGTTTCCGGCGCGTCCTGTTTGACTGGTTTCTGCGGGGTTACTTTCGGGGTATCCGCCCGGTACCGGCCAAACAGCTCCATACTGGTGATATCTGAGATCTGGAATCCTTCCTGCTTGCTCCCGGTGGCCGTGACCAATGGCGCCTGCCAGGTTGGAGGGGTTTCTACCGGCTGCAAAAAGGACCACAGCAGGCGTCCCAACACCCAGGCCAGCACAATCACCAGCCACCAGGTCACGATCCGGGTCAGGGTCTGCATGGAAGGCATCCGTTTACCCGCAACTGCCTGACGCCACTGCATTGTTACCCTAGCTACATCCATTGACTGTTTCTGCCTCGTGACTCTGTGTAATCAATATTATGACAAGCAAGTCTTTGCTTAGGTTCCTGTTAAAAGCTGCAATTTTTTGCATACCCATGAAAGCTCATCTTGTTGCATGACAGGTTAATATAGCAAACCCAATCAATGAAAAAACATAACTCATTCAATAAGAATGCCGTTTCGTGTGAGCAAATTCCCATTCATTGTTGAATTTGCGATCTGGCATCACCATTTAGTAAAGCTGACGCAGCTTTTCCGATGTGATATTTTTAGCGCCCATTTGGGTAAGGAGCCAGAAAATGAGTCGGCAAATTTCCGAATCCGATGCACCTGATGTGCGGTTAGACAAGTGGCTGTGGGCTGCCCGTTTCTATAAAACTCGCTCGATCGCACGCAATATGATCGACGGCGGTAAAGTTCACTATAACGGTCAGCGCTCCAAGCCCAGCAAACTTGTCGAAGTCGGCGCCGAAATCAAACTGCGGCAGGGCAATGAGGAAAAAACAGTCACTATCCTCATCGTGTCCGGTACCCGTCGGGGTGCCCCCGAAGCCCAAACGCTGTATCAGGAAACCGAAGCCAGCCTTGCCCAGCGCGAGAAGCAGGCTCAGATGCGTAAACTCAACGCACACAACAACCCGCACCCGGAGAAGCGTCCGGATAAAAAGCAGCGGCGCGATATACTTAAGTTTAAAAGCAATCACTAACAGTGACTGCCGGAGAAAACCAAATCATGACCAGCGATAATCTCTACCGTTACCTGTTCGACGATGTCTCTGTACGCGGTGAACTCGTACAACTGAACGACACTTATCAGCATATTATTAATAGTAAAGACTACCCGGCGCCGCTGCAGACCTTACTGGGTGAACTGCTGGTTGCCACCAGCCTGCTGACGGCAACCCTGAAATTCGAAGGCTCCGTTACTGTGCAACTCCAGGGTGACGGTCCGGTGAAACTGGCGGTGATTAACGGTGATCACAACCAGCAGATGCGCGGTGTAGCCCGCTGGGATGGCAACATCCCTGCCAACGGCAATATTCACGACCTGATGGGCAAAGGCCACATGGTGATCACCATTACGCCGGATCAGGGTGAGCGTTACCAGGGCGTTGTTGGCCTGGAAGGCGACAACCTGGCAGCTTGTCTGGAAAGCTATTTTGCGAATTCAGAGCAGCTTGCGACCCGAATCTGGCTGCGTACCGGCGAGCTGGAAGGCCAGAAAAAAGCCGCGGGAATGTTGCTGCAAATCCTGCCGGACGGTAAAGGCGATGCCAGCGATTTCGAACATCTGGAGCAGCTGACCGAAACGGTGAAAAATGATGAACTGTTCGGACTGGCAGCTGAAGATGTACTGTTCCGCCTGTACCATCAGGAGAAAGTGAAGCTGTTTGAACCGCAACCGGTCGCTTTCCACTGCGGCTGCTCCCGTGAACGCAGCGCAGGCGCCATCAAACTTCTGGATCGTGCCGAGATTGAACGTATTTTGCAGGAAGAGGGCAAGTTGTCTTTGCACTGTGATTACTGCGGTACCAGCTATGACTTTGACAGCATTGACGTAGCCAGCCTGTTCGAAACCGGTTCTGAAGGCGACGATTCACAGCTTCATTAATTTTCAGAAATTATTAACACTGAAATTAAATTACAAAAGCCAGCACCGTGCTGGCTTTTTTTTTAACTCCGGCACACTTTCCTGCTGTTTTCTGAAAAGGAAATACAGCTTCACCCGCCTTAATTGGCAAGTAATATTAATCGCTTACCGCTGGTACAACCCTTACCTGAGAGGGTAAAATTAGTTTAGGTACAGATAAAAACACTAGCCAATTCCCATATTTTGTATGTGGTTACTATAAAAGTTACCTCCCTGACTTCAGGGTAAAAAAAGACAGCCAATAACCCCTCTTACCCCCAAGGAGCCACCGATGACAGTCGTGCACGCCGAGGAACAAAAGGTTAACCAAACACTGGATTTAAGCCAGTACGGTATCCAAAACGTGAAAGAAGTCCTTCGTAATCCGAGCTACGAAGTCCTTTTTGCTGAAGAAACCAAGCCTGAACTGGAAGGCTATGAAAAAGGCGTAGTGACTGAACTGGGCGCTGTTGCAGTCGATACCGGTATCTTCACCGGCCGCTCCCCGAAGGACAAATACATTGTCAAAGATGACACCACCCGCGACACCCTGTGGTGGTCAGATCAAGGCAATAACGATAACAAACCGATGACCCAGGAAGTCTGGCAGGATTTGAAAACACTGGTTGCCAACCAATTGTCAGGCAAACGTTTGTTTGTCGTCGATGGTTACTGTGGTGCCAACCCGGACACCCGCCTGTGCATTCGTGTGATCACCGAAGTTGCCTGGCAGGCCCACTTCGTGAAAAACATGTTTATCCGCCCGAGTGAAGCAGAGCTGGCGACCTTCAAGCCTGACTTCGTTGTAATGAACGGCGCGAAGTGCACCAATGACCAATGGCAACAGCACGGCATGAACTCGGAAAACTTCACCGTGTTCAACCTGACTGAGCGTGTACAGCTGATCGGCGGCACCTGGTACGGCGGCGAGATGAAGAAAGGTATGTTCTCCATGATGAACTACTTCCTGCCGCTTCAGGGCATCGCCTCCATGCACTGCTCTGCCAACCAGGGAGAGAACGGAGATGTTGCTGTCTTCTTCGGATTATCCGGAACCGGGAAAACCACCCTGTCGACTGATCCGAAACGTAAGCTGATCGGGGATGACGAGCACGGCTGGGACGACAACGGCGTGTTCAACTTCGAAGGGGGCTGCTACGCCAAAACCATCAAGCTGTCCAAAGAGGCAGAGCCGGATATCTTCAACGCCATACGTCGCGACGCCCTGCTGGAAAACGTGACGGTCCGTCCGGACGGCACGATTGACTTTGATGACGGCTCCAAAACTGAAAACACCCGCGTCTCTTACCCGCTGTACCACATCGAGAACATCGTGAAGCCCGTCTCCCGCGGCGGTCATGCCAACAAAGTGATCTTCCTCTCTGCTGATGCTTTCGGTGTTCTGCCACCGGTGTCCAAACTGACACCTGAGCAGACCAAATATCACTTCCTGTCCGGCTTCACAGCCAAACTGGCCGGTACAGAGCGTGGTATTACCGAACCAACACCAACCTTCTCTGCCTGCTTCGGGAATGCCTTCCTGAGCCTGCACCCGACGCAGTACGCGGAAGTGCTGGTCAAGCGCATGGAAGCAGCCGGTGCAGAAGCTTATCTGGTCAACACGGGCTGGAACGGCACCGGGAAACGTATTTCTATCCAGGATACCCGCGCCATCATTGACGCAATTCTGGACGGTTCCATTGAAGCTGCCGACACCAAGCAGGTACCAATTTTCAACCTGACCGTGCCGACAGCCCTGCCGGGCGTCAACCCGGACATTCTGGATCCGCGCGATACTTATGCCAACGCGGCCGAGTGGGAAGCAAAAGCCCACGATCTGGCACAGCGTTTCATCAACAACTTCGAGAAATACACCGACAACGAACAGGGTGCTGCCCTGGTTGCTGCCGGCCCTCAGCTCGACTGATAAATCATCAAACTGAACAAGCCCTGCACAGCAGGGCTTTTTTGTCTCTGAAGCAATCACACACTCAGCTGAACTTCTTCATGAAAAGCTAAATAACCAGCAAAAACCAGCCGCATTCCTTGCCAAGATGTCGCATTTCCGTCACTCTTTTGATACCGACCTTACCATGCAGTTTTCTCAGGAATTTCATCACCGCCCGATTGCCCGGCAGCGGCCTAAACGTGGTTGGGCGGCTGATATGGAGTTCGGCATGCGTTTTATCGCAAAAATTCTGGCTAGCCTGATCATTCTGCTGCTGATGACAGTGAGCATTGCAATCATACTGCTGCATACCCGTCACAGCGCTTTTCTGGTCAATACTCTGATCCATCATCTGAGCGACACGAATTTCCAGGTCACAGATGTGCAGTATTCCCTGCAAGACAACCCCCGTCACCTGCGACTGATCCAGCCCCGCTGGCAACAACAGGGCCATTCAGAACAAACGGCCGAACGAATTGACCTCTGGTTGTCCCCAAAATCACTGTTCAGCGAAGGCTGGCATTTTGACAGCCTGCTAATCCAGGGACTCACCGTGGATAACCTCCCGGATTTGCAGCTGGAAAGCGGCACCATCAACACGCAGCGTCTGGCCCTGACGAACCTGAACCTAAACCTGCCCGAACTCCGTCTGGAAAATGCCCGGCTGCAGTTAGATAACTGGCGTAACAGTCAGTCACCCTGGGGAGACTTCAGCGGCGATTTTCAACTGACCGCAGACCAGATGCTCTGGCAGCAGCAGACTCTGGACAAGTTGCTGCTCGATGGCGAGCACTCTCCAAAAGGCTGGACGTTCTACGGTCTGTCTTTCCACTGGCAGAACGCCGATTTCAACGGCCAGGCTGAATTCGACACCGACACACACCACCTGATTGTCCACCAGCTGACGGCCAGCGGACTGCAGGTGGACGAACATTTTCCGCTTGAGCCCCTGATGAGTCTGGCCACAGAAGCCCGCCAGAAGGCTCTCAGCGTTGAAATACGCCGGCTGGATATCCTCGACGGCAGTCTGGAGCACAATCATTACAGCATCAATCACGCCAGTCTGGCGCTGGAGAACTGGCAGTGGCCGGGAGAAGTCTGGCAACAAAAAGACGCCCGGCTGTCACTGGGGGCTGAAACCCTGCGCTGGCACGATCTGCTGCTGGAAAATCCGTTAACCGAGTTACACCTCACGCCGGGACAAATCAGCCTCAAGGGGTTCTCGGCACGTTTACTGGAAGGTTACCTGCGAACCGAGGCGACGCTGACACCGGATGCCCTGCTGCTGCACCAGCTGGAACTGAAAGGGATTCGCTGGATCATGCCAGAGGCTATTCAGGCCTGGCTCATGGGGCATGCGGAACCGCAGAATCCGCTGCAACAGCAGGTCGATTCCTGGTGGCATCAGCTGAATGAACTGACCGTCGATCAGTTGTCCGTCGGTTACAGCCAGATCACCGGAACATATGCACCGCTGCCCTTTCAGTTCAGCGATATCAACCTGGAGGGGACGGGTATGGTGCTCTTGCATGAAGGGCAGCCCGGTCTCTGGCAGGGCGAGTTTGCGGCAGGTGCCGGTTTTACCAATATCCGCCAAATCACAATCCGGGACCCCTTGCTGACCATGAGCAGTCAGGCTGGCCACTGGCAACTGACCCGACTGACACTGCCGATTGAAGCGGGTTTGCTGGAGGGTAAAGGTGAGATACAGCTCGGCGAAGCTGGCTGGCCGTGGCAGCTCAAGCTCTCCGGTGACAGTCTGCCGCCGCAGATGCTCAGCCAATGGCTGGGCCTGCCGCTCCCGCTGCACGGCGCCATGGATATTCAGACGCAAGCCAGCGGTCTGGGACAGTTCCAGCGCGGATTGGCCTACAGCCTCCATGGTCAGCTGGAAGCCAAATTCCGTCAGCTGTCGCTGACCCAGCAAGAAAGCACTTTGATGGCGCGCTGGCAAGCCGGTGATAAACCGGCAGGCTTCCAGCCCGGTACTGACACCAGCGAATCGCTGATGCCCGTAACCCTGAGTCCGCTGATGATACAAGCCGATCGCGGCCGGATCACTCTCCAGCCCCTGGCATTACAGGGACCGCAGCTGCATGCTGAATTGCAGGGCGCTTGGGATCTGGCAGCACCGGCAGACAGTACCGTTGAGTTACAGGCCAGCGATGGCTGCCAGCAGCTCACCAAACGCTGGCACAGTCATCAGCAGGAGACCCGCGTGTCGTCATCCTGTGAGCGGAAAAGCATATAGGTCCCGGTAAAAGTCGCGGCCAGAGTTTCATCACTGAACACCTGGACTTCGACCACCATACGGCCTTTGCGGCCGTTGGCGATGCGGTCCAGATCGCCGGTCAGGGTTTCGACTCCGGTCACCGCCCGCGGTCTGGATTTTACCGGGGCTGAATAGCGGATCCGGCTGTCGACCAACATGATGTCGGCCTTGAGCTGACGTTCTCTCAGCAGCATCCAGAGAAAACCCCAGCCTGCCAGTGTCGCCATGGTAAAGATACTGCCGGCGAACATGGTCGCCCTCGGGTTGAGATTGGCATTCAGCAGAGCACTGACCTCGAAACGATACCCGGTGTACTGGCTGATCTTCACGCCCATCTTGTCACTGATCGGGATCTGTGACTGCCAGACATCCTGCAGCTCCTGACACCAGTCCGGATGGCGTACCACCTCGGTCAGCGGGTCGAGATATTTCAGCATCTGCTGATGACGGACCGGCCCACGCTCTTCGCTCAGCTCTCCCTGATTGGCAAAGCCGTTCATCTGATAAAAGCGAATCGCTTCCTCACGGGCATTACAAACCAGGCGTTTGGCACCTTCCTGCCGGGCCAGTGACTCCAGTGCCATCAACAGTAGTCCCCCCATCCCTTTATTACGGTAATTGGGGTGGACGGCCATATAGCGGATCTGACCGTCGTTCTCCGGGGTCATATACAACCGGCCAATCGCCACCGGCTGGCCGTCATCATCTACAATCATGCGATGGAAGCTGAGGGCGTCATATGCATCGCGCTCTGAGCCGACAGGCATGTGCCAGGGCTGTCGCAGCATCTGCCAGCGAAAATCGAAATAGCGATCAAGTTCCGCGTCAGATTGCGGTGTGATCAGTCGAAACATTCCATCTTTCTCCAATCATTCAAATCCATTTGCGCGGTACACCCGATGTGTTCTGAGTGCATCGCGGCTGACTCACAAACCGAGCGCATTTGTGCAGGCT
This DNA window, taken from Photobacterium sp. CCB-ST2H9, encodes the following:
- the gspC gene encoding type II secretion system protein GspC, producing MDVARVTMQWRQAVAGKRMPSMQTLTRIVTWWLVIVLAWVLGRLLWSFLQPVETPPTWQAPLVTATGSKQEGFQISDITSMELFGRYRADTPKVTPQKPVKQDAPETKLNLTLVGVVASDDPGTSLAVITNRGKQNTYGLNEAIDGTRATLQAVFVDRVIIRNNGRDETLMLDGVKFGQSASRSTPPPPATRAAPEPAQGGADELAQIKQEILEKPQNLFSYIRLSQVKQDGNLLGYRVNPGKNRVLFDAVGLQPDDLAVSLNGNDLKDEAVMARLWTELSSATELTLTVERDGQLHDIYIELQ
- the hslR gene encoding ribosome-associated heat shock protein Hsp15; translated protein: MSRQISESDAPDVRLDKWLWAARFYKTRSIARNMIDGGKVHYNGQRSKPSKLVEVGAEIKLRQGNEEKTVTILIVSGTRRGAPEAQTLYQETEASLAQREKQAQMRKLNAHNNPHPEKRPDKKQRRDILKFKSNH
- the hslO gene encoding Hsp33 family molecular chaperone HslO; translated protein: MTSDNLYRYLFDDVSVRGELVQLNDTYQHIINSKDYPAPLQTLLGELLVATSLLTATLKFEGSVTVQLQGDGPVKLAVINGDHNQQMRGVARWDGNIPANGNIHDLMGKGHMVITITPDQGERYQGVVGLEGDNLAACLESYFANSEQLATRIWLRTGELEGQKKAAGMLLQILPDGKGDASDFEHLEQLTETVKNDELFGLAAEDVLFRLYHQEKVKLFEPQPVAFHCGCSRERSAGAIKLLDRAEIERILQEEGKLSLHCDYCGTSYDFDSIDVASLFETGSEGDDSQLH
- the pckA gene encoding phosphoenolpyruvate carboxykinase (ATP); translated protein: MTVVHAEEQKVNQTLDLSQYGIQNVKEVLRNPSYEVLFAEETKPELEGYEKGVVTELGAVAVDTGIFTGRSPKDKYIVKDDTTRDTLWWSDQGNNDNKPMTQEVWQDLKTLVANQLSGKRLFVVDGYCGANPDTRLCIRVITEVAWQAHFVKNMFIRPSEAELATFKPDFVVMNGAKCTNDQWQQHGMNSENFTVFNLTERVQLIGGTWYGGEMKKGMFSMMNYFLPLQGIASMHCSANQGENGDVAVFFGLSGTGKTTLSTDPKRKLIGDDEHGWDDNGVFNFEGGCYAKTIKLSKEAEPDIFNAIRRDALLENVTVRPDGTIDFDDGSKTENTRVSYPLYHIENIVKPVSRGGHANKVIFLSADAFGVLPPVSKLTPEQTKYHFLSGFTAKLAGTERGITEPTPTFSACFGNAFLSLHPTQYAEVLVKRMEAAGAEAYLVNTGWNGTGKRISIQDTRAIIDAILDGSIEAADTKQVPIFNLTVPTALPGVNPDILDPRDTYANAAEWEAKAHDLAQRFINNFEKYTDNEQGAALVAAGPQLD
- a CDS encoding AsmA family protein — its product is MQFSQEFHHRPIARQRPKRGWAADMEFGMRFIAKILASLIILLLMTVSIAIILLHTRHSAFLVNTLIHHLSDTNFQVTDVQYSLQDNPRHLRLIQPRWQQQGHSEQTAERIDLWLSPKSLFSEGWHFDSLLIQGLTVDNLPDLQLESGTINTQRLALTNLNLNLPELRLENARLQLDNWRNSQSPWGDFSGDFQLTADQMLWQQQTLDKLLLDGEHSPKGWTFYGLSFHWQNADFNGQAEFDTDTHHLIVHQLTASGLQVDEHFPLEPLMSLATEARQKALSVEIRRLDILDGSLEHNHYSINHASLALENWQWPGEVWQQKDARLSLGAETLRWHDLLLENPLTELHLTPGQISLKGFSARLLEGYLRTEATLTPDALLLHQLELKGIRWIMPEAIQAWLMGHAEPQNPLQQQVDSWWHQLNELTVDQLSVGYSQITGTYAPLPFQFSDINLEGTGMVLLHEGQPGLWQGEFAAGAGFTNIRQITIRDPLLTMSSQAGHWQLTRLTLPIEAGLLEGKGEIQLGEAGWPWQLKLSGDSLPPQMLSQWLGLPLPLHGAMDIQTQASGLGQFQRGLAYSLHGQLEAKFRQLSLTQQESTLMARWQAGDKPAGFQPGTDTSESLMPVTLSPLMIQADRGRITLQPLALQGPQLHAELQGAWDLAAPADSTVELQASDGCQQLTKRWHSHQQETRVSSSCERKSI
- a CDS encoding bifunctional GNAT family N-acetyltransferase/hotdog fold thioesterase; this translates as MFRLITPQSDAELDRYFDFRWQMLRQPWHMPVGSERDAYDALSFHRMIVDDDGQPVAIGRLYMTPENDGQIRYMAVHPNYRNKGMGGLLLMALESLARQEGAKRLVCNAREEAIRFYQMNGFANQGELSEERGPVRHQQMLKYLDPLTEVVRHPDWCQELQDVWQSQIPISDKMGVKISQYTGYRFEVSALLNANLNPRATMFAGSIFTMATLAGWGFLWMLLRERQLKADIMLVDSRIRYSAPVKSRPRAVTGVETLTGDLDRIANGRKGRMVVEVQVFSDETLAATFTGTYMLFRSQDDDTRVSC